A stretch of Cryptomeria japonica unplaced genomic scaffold, Sugi_1.0 HiC_scaffold_820, whole genome shotgun sequence DNA encodes these proteins:
- the LOC131073351 gene encoding uncharacterized protein LOC131073351 — protein MAAPSTSLTNPQIPQFNGKNYDYWAITMKALFCAQDLWEFVENGYQEPVDATTYNALTQAKKDLLKENKKKDSKALFLIFQGVNESIFLRIQAATKSKQAWDTLQTAYQGMEKVKIAKLKILRRDFETIYMKESNTIESFFTQIIGLVNQIRTHGENLEERRVVEKILRSLPTRFESIVVAIEETKNLSQFSVDELHASLISHEHRLSRSTNSNLEHAFKTQVSINHGRGRGRTNFRGRGRNSYRSGRGSPSNSSGRGSSPSSSSGR, from the coding sequence ATGGCAGCTCCAAGCACAAGTTTGACAAATCCACAGATCCCACAGTTTAATGGGAAAAATTATGATTATTGGGCAATCACAATGAAGGCATTATTTTGTGCACAAGATTTATGGGAGTTTGTTGAAAATGGCTACCAAGAACCAGTAGATGCAACAACATATAATGCATTAACTCAAGCAAAGAAAGACTTattgaaggaaaataaaaagaaagactcAAAAGCCCTCTTCCTCATCTTTCAAGGAGTGAATGAAAGCATTTTTCTAAGGATTCAAGCAGCAACAAAGTCCAAGCAAGCATGGGACACTCTTCAAACAGCCTATCAAggaatggaaaaggtaaaaatagcTAAGTTGAAAATTTTAAGAAGGGATTTTGAGACCATCTACATGAAAGAATCAAATACAATAGAATCATTTTTCACTCAAATCATTGGATTGGTAAACCAAATCAGAACTCATggtgaaaatcttgaagaaagaaGAGTGGTTGAAAAGATTTTGAGAAGTTTGCCTACAAGATTTGAATCTATTGTGGTGGCCATAGAAGAGACAAAGAATCTCTCACAATTTTCAGTGGATGAGCTTCATGCTTCACTCATTTCTCATGAGCATAGACTAAGCAGgtcaacaaattcaaatttggagcATGCATTCAAGACACAAGTTTCAATCAACCATGGTAGAGGCAGGGGAAGaacaaatttcagaggtagaggaagaaattcgtATAGAAGTGGAAGAGGCAGCCCATCAAACTCAAGTGGAAGAGGTAGCAGCCCATCAAGCTCAAGTGGAAGAG